Proteins encoded in a region of the Vicia villosa cultivar HV-30 ecotype Madison, WI linkage group LG5, Vvil1.0, whole genome shotgun sequence genome:
- the LOC131608078 gene encoding disease resistance response protein 206-like, protein MASKLPLLLVFVMLFALTSANPSKFRKPYTPCKNLVLYFHDILYNGNNAANATSAIVAAPQGANLTKLAPQFNFGNIVVFDDPITFDNNLHSTPIGRAQGFYIYDTKNTYTSWLSFTFALNSTYHEGTITFAGADPILKKTRDISVTGGTGDFFMHRGIATIMTDAFEGEVYFRLRVDIKFFECW, encoded by the coding sequence ATGGCTTCCAAACTTCCATTACTATTAGTTTTTGTGATGTTATTTGCTCTAACTTCAGCAAATCCAAGCAAGTTCAGAAAACCATACACACCATGCAAAAACCTAGTCCTTTATTTTCATGACATACTCTACAATGGAAATAATGCAGCAAATGCAACATCAGCAATAGTAGCAGCTCCACAAGGTGCTAACTTAACAAAACTAGCACCTCAATTCAACTTTGGTAACATAGTTGTTTTTGATGACCCTATCACTTTTGATAACAACCTTCATTCAACACCAATTGGAAGAGCACAAGGGTTTTACATTTATGATACCAAAAACACATACACTTCTTGGCTTAGTTTCACATTTGCTCTTAATAGCACCTATCATGAAGGAACCATTACTTTTGCTGGAGCTGATCCAATTCTGAAGAAAACTAGAGATATTTCAGTGACTGGTGGGACTGGAGATTTCTTTATGCATAGGGGAATTGCTACTATTATGACTGATGCTTTTGAAGGTGAGGTTTATTTTCGACTTCGTGTTGATATTAAGTTCTTTGAGTGTTggtaa